In one Angustibacter luteus genomic region, the following are encoded:
- a CDS encoding Lrp/AsnC family transcriptional regulator yields MREDRAVTSRTGNGHLLDDVSKRIIEQLQEDGRRPYAAIGKAVGLSEAAVRQRVQRLLDAGVMQIVAVTDPLQVGFSRQAMIGVRAEGDLSAVADRLAEMPEVDYVVVTAGSFDLLVEAVCEDDDALLDLISTRIRTVPGVRSTETFVYLKLRKQLYNWGTR; encoded by the coding sequence GTGCGCGAGGATCGGGCCGTGACCTCGCGAACCGGCAACGGCCATCTTCTGGACGACGTGTCCAAGCGGATCATCGAACAGCTCCAGGAGGACGGTCGACGGCCCTACGCCGCGATCGGCAAGGCGGTCGGCCTGTCCGAGGCGGCCGTCCGGCAGCGCGTGCAACGGCTGCTGGACGCCGGGGTCATGCAGATCGTGGCGGTCACCGACCCCTTGCAGGTCGGTTTCAGCCGCCAGGCCATGATCGGCGTCCGCGCCGAGGGCGACCTGTCCGCCGTGGCGGACCGGCTCGCCGAGATGCCGGAGGTCGACTACGTCGTGGTCACCGCCGGCAGCTTCGACCTCCTGGTCGAGGCGGTCTGCGAGGACGACGACGCGCTCCTCGACCTGATCAGCACGAGGATCCGCACCGTCCCGGGCGTCCGGAGCACCGAGACGTTCGTGTACCTGAAGCTGCGCAAGCAGCTCTACAACTGGGGAACCCGATGA
- a CDS encoding propionyl-CoA synthetase — MTAEQRTASGAWQAAHERSLRDPDGFWGEAAGLIDWIKAPTRALDDDRPPFYRWFSGATLNTCYNAVDRHVIAGRADQPALIHDSPVTGTKRTLTYAQLLDQVARFGGVLRALGVEPGDRVVIYLPMVPEAAIAMLACARIGAVHSVVFGGFAPAELAARIDDAQPKVIVSASCGVEPSRVVEYKPLLDAAIERASHTPDACVILQRPQVEAAMGERDLDWKTVMREGAVPPAECVPVAATDPLYVLYTSGTTGKPKGIVRDNGGHAVALRWSMTNVYGVRPGETWFTASDVGWVVGHSYIVYAPLLTGCTTVLYEGKPVGTPDASAFWRVVEEHGVRAMFTAPTAIRAIKKDDPDGARMAEHDLSGLRTLFLAGERLDPDTYEWATSRLGVPVVDNWWQTETGWPICANPVGLDALPIKAGSPSVPMPGYDVRVLDPAGEQVAAGAEGAICLKLPMPPGTLPTLWGDDERYVSSYLSAFPGYYLTGDGGYVDDDGYVYVMGRTDDVLNVAGHRLSTGSLEAALAGHPAVAECAVIGVADPLKGQVPRGLVVLKGGGDWDPAVVAAECVQRVRDEVGAVAALRQVDVVAALPKTRSGKILRKTMREIADGLPPNVPSTIEDASVLDALTPVLRGPE; from the coding sequence ATGACGGCTGAGCAGAGGACGGCGTCCGGGGCCTGGCAGGCGGCGCACGAGCGGAGCCTGCGCGATCCGGACGGCTTCTGGGGTGAGGCGGCCGGGCTGATCGACTGGATCAAGGCGCCGACGCGGGCGCTGGACGACGACCGGCCGCCGTTCTACCGCTGGTTCAGCGGCGCGACCCTGAACACCTGCTACAACGCGGTGGACCGGCACGTCATCGCCGGGCGGGCGGACCAGCCCGCCCTCATCCACGACTCGCCCGTCACGGGCACGAAGCGCACGCTGACGTACGCGCAGCTCCTGGACCAGGTGGCGAGGTTCGGCGGGGTGCTGCGGGCGCTGGGGGTCGAGCCGGGGGACCGGGTCGTCATCTACCTGCCGATGGTGCCGGAGGCGGCGATCGCGATGCTCGCGTGCGCGCGGATCGGTGCGGTGCACTCGGTGGTGTTCGGGGGGTTCGCGCCGGCCGAGCTCGCGGCCCGCATCGACGACGCGCAACCGAAGGTGATCGTGTCGGCGTCGTGCGGCGTCGAGCCCTCCCGCGTCGTCGAGTACAAGCCGCTGCTGGACGCGGCCATCGAGCGGGCGTCGCACACGCCGGACGCCTGCGTGATCCTGCAGCGTCCCCAGGTCGAGGCGGCGATGGGGGAACGGGACCTCGACTGGAAGACCGTGATGCGCGAGGGTGCTGTGCCGCCGGCCGAGTGCGTGCCCGTCGCGGCGACCGACCCGCTGTACGTGCTCTACACCAGCGGCACCACGGGCAAGCCCAAGGGCATCGTGCGTGACAACGGCGGCCACGCCGTCGCCCTGCGCTGGTCGATGACCAACGTGTACGGCGTGCGGCCCGGTGAGACCTGGTTCACCGCCAGCGACGTGGGCTGGGTCGTCGGCCACTCCTACATCGTGTACGCGCCGCTGCTCACGGGGTGCACCACCGTGCTGTACGAAGGCAAACCGGTCGGGACGCCGGACGCGTCCGCCTTCTGGCGGGTCGTCGAGGAGCACGGGGTCAGGGCCATGTTCACCGCGCCCACCGCGATCCGGGCCATCAAGAAGGACGACCCGGATGGCGCCCGGATGGCCGAGCACGACCTGTCCGGGCTGCGCACACTCTTCCTGGCTGGTGAACGGCTCGACCCGGACACCTACGAGTGGGCGACGTCGCGCCTCGGCGTGCCCGTGGTCGACAACTGGTGGCAGACCGAGACCGGCTGGCCGATCTGCGCCAACCCGGTCGGGCTGGACGCGCTGCCGATCAAGGCCGGGTCGCCGTCCGTGCCGATGCCCGGCTACGACGTCCGGGTGCTCGACCCGGCCGGGGAGCAGGTGGCGGCCGGCGCCGAGGGCGCCATCTGCCTCAAGCTGCCGATGCCGCCCGGCACGCTGCCGACGCTGTGGGGGGACGACGAGCGGTACGTCTCGTCGTACCTCTCGGCCTTCCCCGGGTACTACCTGACCGGCGATGGCGGCTACGTCGACGACGACGGCTACGTCTACGTGATGGGGCGCACCGACGACGTGCTGAACGTCGCCGGTCACCGGCTCTCGACAGGCTCGCTCGAGGCCGCACTTGCGGGTCACCCCGCCGTGGCCGAGTGCGCCGTGATCGGGGTGGCGGACCCGTTGAAGGGTCAGGTGCCGCGCGGTCTGGTGGTACTCAAGGGTGGCGGCGACTGGGATCCGGCGGTCGTCGCGGCCGAGTGCGTGCAGCGGGTGCGCGACGAGGTCGGCGCCGTCGCGGCCCTGCGCCAGGTGGACGTGGTCGCGGCCCTGCCCAAGACGCGCAGCGGGAAGATCCTGCGCAAGACCATGCGGGAGATCGCGGACGGTCTGCCGCCGAACGTGCCCTCCACCATCGAGGACGCGTCCGTCCTGGACGCGTTGACCCCGGTGCTTCGCGGCCCTGAATAG
- a CDS encoding aspartate aminotransferase family protein, protein MTSTSQGVNAPASATTTPRGTNRSDAARDHLWMHFTRHSTYENGGQVPIIVRGEGAYIWDDQGRRYLDGLAGLFTVQAGHGRTELAEAARKQAEQLAFFPLWSYAHPAAIDLAERLAHEAPGDLNRVFFTTGGGEAVETAWKLAKQYYKLIGKPTKHKVISRNVAYHGTPQGALSITGIPDAKVPFEPLVPGAHKVPNTNLYRAPEHLREDAKAFGRWAAERIAEAIEFEGPDSVAAVFLEPVQNSGGCFPPPPGYFERVREICDEYDVLLVSDETICAFGRIGEIFACNDFGYVPDIITCAKGMTSGYSPIGAMIASERLFEPFKSGHTSFLHGYTFGGHPVSAAVAMANLDIFEREGLVQHVHENAPHFRAALEKLNDLPIVGDVRGEGFFYGIELVKDKSTRETFNDDEAERLLRGFLSKALYDAGLYCRADDRGDPVIQLAPPLIIGQTEFDDIEQRLRGVLTEAWSRL, encoded by the coding sequence ATGACGAGCACATCGCAGGGCGTCAACGCTCCTGCTAGCGCCACCACCACGCCGCGCGGCACCAACCGCAGCGACGCGGCCCGTGACCACCTGTGGATGCACTTCACCCGGCACTCCACGTACGAGAACGGCGGTCAGGTGCCGATCATCGTGCGCGGTGAGGGCGCCTACATCTGGGACGACCAGGGACGGCGCTACCTCGACGGGCTGGCCGGGCTGTTCACCGTGCAGGCCGGCCACGGCCGCACCGAGCTCGCCGAGGCTGCCCGCAAGCAGGCGGAGCAGCTGGCGTTCTTCCCGCTGTGGTCCTACGCCCACCCGGCGGCCATCGACCTGGCCGAGCGGCTCGCGCACGAGGCCCCCGGCGACCTCAACCGCGTCTTCTTCACCACCGGCGGTGGTGAGGCGGTGGAGACCGCGTGGAAGCTGGCGAAGCAGTACTACAAGCTGATCGGCAAGCCCACCAAGCACAAGGTGATCAGCCGCAACGTCGCGTACCACGGCACGCCGCAGGGCGCGCTGTCCATCACCGGCATCCCGGACGCCAAGGTGCCGTTCGAGCCGCTGGTACCGGGCGCGCACAAGGTGCCGAACACCAACCTGTACCGGGCGCCCGAGCACCTGCGCGAGGACGCCAAGGCGTTCGGCCGCTGGGCCGCGGAGCGGATCGCCGAGGCCATCGAGTTCGAGGGCCCCGACTCGGTCGCGGCCGTCTTCCTCGAGCCGGTGCAGAACTCGGGCGGCTGCTTCCCGCCGCCGCCCGGGTACTTCGAGCGGGTCCGGGAGATCTGCGACGAGTACGACGTCCTGCTGGTCAGCGACGAGACGATCTGCGCGTTCGGCCGGATCGGGGAGATCTTCGCCTGCAACGACTTCGGCTACGTGCCGGACATCATCACCTGCGCGAAGGGCATGACCTCGGGCTACTCCCCCATCGGCGCGATGATCGCCTCCGAGCGTCTGTTCGAGCCGTTCAAGTCCGGCCACACGTCGTTCCTGCACGGCTACACCTTCGGCGGTCACCCGGTGTCGGCCGCGGTCGCGATGGCCAACCTGGACATCTTCGAGCGCGAGGGCCTGGTGCAGCACGTGCACGAGAACGCCCCGCACTTCCGCGCGGCGCTGGAGAAGCTGAACGACCTGCCGATCGTCGGCGACGTGCGCGGCGAGGGCTTCTTCTACGGCATCGAGCTCGTGAAGGACAAGAGCACCCGCGAGACGTTCAACGACGACGAGGCCGAGCGCCTGCTGCGCGGTTTCCTGTCCAAGGCGCTCTACGACGCCGGCCTGTACTGCCGGGCCGACGACCGCGGCGACCCGGTCATCCAGCTCGCGCCGCCGCTGATCATCGGCCAGACCGAGTTCGACGACATCGAGCAGCGGCTGCGTGGCGTGCTGACCGAGGCCTGGTCGCGGCTGTGA
- a CDS encoding sterol desaturase family protein: MIDIIAMAIPFFVLFILIELVSLWFAPDDDEIGYEVRDTATSLSMGIGNVVVGIGYKTVALIIYAGVYELTPLRVDMSNWWAWVLLFFADDIAYYWFHRAHHEVRLLWASHVVHHSSQFYNFSTALRQTWTPFSGLPFWLPLALLGVPPWAIFLQQSISLLYQFFLHTERVDHLPRPVEWVMNTPSHHRVHHGMNGVYLDRNYGGILIVWDRLFRSFEPEGERVIYGLTHQLRTYNPLVVATHEYVAIWRDLKADVRWRDRFGHLLRGPGWTPNPS, from the coding sequence ATGATCGACATCATCGCCATGGCGATCCCGTTCTTCGTCCTGTTCATCCTGATCGAGCTGGTGTCCCTGTGGTTCGCGCCGGACGACGACGAGATCGGGTACGAGGTCCGGGACACCGCCACGAGCCTGTCCATGGGGATCGGCAACGTCGTGGTCGGCATCGGCTACAAGACGGTGGCGCTGATCATCTACGCCGGCGTCTACGAGCTGACCCCGCTGCGCGTCGACATGTCGAACTGGTGGGCGTGGGTGCTGCTGTTCTTCGCCGACGACATCGCCTACTACTGGTTCCACCGCGCCCACCACGAGGTCCGGCTGTTGTGGGCCAGCCACGTCGTGCACCACTCGAGCCAGTTCTACAACTTCTCGACGGCCCTGCGGCAGACGTGGACGCCGTTCAGCGGGCTGCCGTTCTGGCTGCCCCTGGCGCTGCTCGGCGTGCCGCCGTGGGCGATCTTCCTGCAGCAGTCCATCAGCCTGCTCTACCAGTTCTTCCTGCACACCGAGCGGGTCGACCACCTCCCGCGGCCGGTCGAGTGGGTGATGAACACGCCGTCCCACCACCGCGTGCACCACGGCATGAACGGCGTCTACCTGGACCGCAACTACGGCGGCATCCTGATCGTCTGGGACCGGCTGTTCCGCAGCTTCGAGCCGGAGGGTGAGCGGGTGATCTACGGGCTGACCCACCAGCTGCGCACGTACAACCCCCTGGTGGTGGCCACCCACGAGTACGTCGCGATCTGGCGGGACCTCAAGGCCGACGTCCGCTGGCGGGACCGGTTCGGTCACCTCCTGCGCGGCCCCGGCTGGACACCCAACCCCAGCTGA
- a CDS encoding cysteine desulfurase-like protein: MAYDVSALRAQFPSLSGGTAHFDGPGGSQTPQAVADAVARALTSPIANRGTVTAAERAADEIVIGARSAMADLLGADAGGVVFGRSMTQLTYDLARTLAADWGPGDEVVVTRLDHDANIRPWVQAAEAAGATVCWAHFDPATGELTADDVSEATSHRTRLVAVTGASNLIGTRPPVAEIAQRAHDLGALVFVDGVHLTAHAPVDVAELGADVFACSPYKFLGPHCGVLAADPALLARLRPAKLLPSSDAVPERFELGTLPYELLAGTTAAVDVLAGLAPTGGTRRERLLAAMADVERHEDALRERLERGLAALPSVTRWSRAGHRTPTLLLTFEGRDASEAYAFLAGRGVNAPASSFYAIEASRWLGLGDTGGLRLGLAPYSTEEDVDRVLAALAEFVASAG; this comes from the coding sequence ATGGCGTACGACGTGAGCGCGCTGCGCGCGCAGTTCCCCTCCCTGTCCGGCGGCACCGCGCACTTCGACGGCCCCGGCGGGTCGCAGACCCCGCAGGCGGTGGCGGACGCCGTCGCGCGGGCGTTGACGTCACCCATCGCCAACCGCGGCACCGTCACCGCCGCCGAACGGGCGGCCGACGAGATCGTGATCGGGGCCCGGTCGGCGATGGCCGACCTGCTCGGCGCCGACGCCGGCGGCGTGGTCTTCGGCCGCAGCATGACCCAGCTGACCTACGACCTGGCCCGCACCCTCGCGGCCGACTGGGGCCCAGGCGACGAGGTCGTCGTCACCCGGCTCGACCACGACGCCAACATCCGCCCGTGGGTGCAGGCCGCCGAGGCCGCCGGCGCCACCGTCTGCTGGGCGCACTTCGACCCCGCCACCGGCGAGCTCACCGCGGACGACGTCAGCGAGGCCACCAGCCACCGCACCCGCCTCGTCGCGGTCACCGGCGCCTCGAACCTGATCGGCACCCGGCCGCCGGTCGCCGAGATCGCCCAGCGCGCGCACGACCTCGGCGCCCTCGTCTTCGTGGACGGCGTGCACCTCACCGCGCACGCGCCGGTGGACGTCGCCGAGCTCGGTGCCGACGTGTTCGCCTGCTCGCCGTACAAGTTCCTCGGACCGCACTGCGGCGTGCTGGCCGCCGACCCGGCGCTCCTGGCCCGGCTGCGCCCGGCCAAGCTGCTCCCCTCGTCGGACGCCGTGCCCGAGCGCTTCGAGCTGGGCACCTTGCCGTACGAGCTGCTCGCGGGAACGACGGCCGCCGTCGATGTGCTGGCCGGCCTCGCCCCGACCGGCGGCACCCGCCGCGAACGCCTGCTGGCCGCGATGGCCGACGTGGAGCGGCACGAGGACGCACTGCGCGAGCGCCTCGAGCGTGGACTGGCCGCGCTGCCGTCCGTCACCCGCTGGTCCCGCGCCGGCCACCGCACGCCGACTCTGCTGCTCACCTTCGAGGGACGGGACGCGTCCGAGGCCTACGCCTTCCTGGCCGGGCGAGGCGTCAACGCCCCCGCCAGCTCGTTCTACGCCATCGAGGCCTCGCGCTGGCTGGGGCTGGGTGACACCGGCGGCCTGCGGCTGGGGCTGGCGCCCTACTCCACCGAGGAGGACGTCGACCGCGTGCTGGCCGCGCTGGCCGAGTTCGTCGCGTCCGCGGGGTGA
- a CDS encoding diguanylate cyclase encodes MTANSTERPHQGTDRAAIIAAAVLARSDHEWTVEDVARALDELEMVPWERGAIAYDPAVTLERVADWLGVEDQRMRALLVQADVQARDGQTVAAARIARQVNRWAFERSPHQNHVLARSHRLLASFFDHLGDFSTFLDHAMRAVELMDDATPERIRIDHMMTLAIAQGRIPSLAEQARERFNAIEQLSTRMERPDLILLTVNNRAYAEYQGGELDLALVSADRLTRLLAESGEEPYLPYLDTIASIQVAVGQIVEAIETLRPVRDELIQLDTPEPDARAECLLTLAEAQRRNGDLVAAESTLAQVRDVARARGLDGILVRARGEQAELSAANGQYKAAFEQLKQYMEEVRAQSSAEVDSRAGVLQAVFETEQAQQETQRFRDLSLRDPLTGLFNRRHVDDHLPVLLQLHADSGQPVSVVFVDLDHFKRVNDECSHAVGDEVLKRVAQILTEALGDNGFVARMGGEEFLMVIPGTSTSGALVYCELVQDALRAEDWTPLTGAVRVRASMGLASTSEHVGASQAELLGQADQRVYRAKSAGRDRIVW; translated from the coding sequence GTGACAGCCAACTCGACCGAGCGCCCGCACCAGGGCACCGACCGCGCCGCGATCATCGCCGCGGCCGTGCTCGCGCGCTCGGACCACGAGTGGACCGTCGAGGACGTCGCCCGGGCGCTGGACGAGCTGGAGATGGTGCCCTGGGAGCGCGGCGCGATCGCCTACGACCCCGCCGTCACGCTCGAGCGGGTCGCCGACTGGCTCGGCGTCGAGGACCAGCGCATGCGCGCCCTGCTGGTCCAGGCCGACGTGCAGGCCCGGGACGGCCAGACCGTGGCCGCCGCCCGGATCGCCCGCCAGGTCAACCGGTGGGCCTTCGAGCGCTCGCCGCACCAGAACCACGTGCTCGCGCGCAGCCACCGGCTGCTCGCCTCGTTCTTCGACCACCTGGGCGACTTCTCGACCTTCCTCGACCACGCCATGCGGGCCGTCGAGCTGATGGACGACGCCACCCCGGAGCGCATCCGGATCGACCACATGATGACCCTGGCCATCGCCCAGGGCCGGATCCCGAGCCTGGCTGAGCAGGCCCGTGAGCGCTTCAACGCGATCGAGCAGCTCTCCACCCGGATGGAGCGCCCGGACCTGATCCTGCTCACCGTGAACAACCGCGCGTACGCGGAGTACCAGGGCGGCGAGCTCGACCTGGCGCTGGTCTCCGCGGACCGGCTCACCCGCCTGCTCGCCGAGAGCGGCGAGGAGCCGTACCTGCCCTACCTGGACACCATCGCCAGCATCCAGGTCGCGGTCGGGCAGATCGTCGAGGCCATCGAGACCCTGCGCCCGGTGCGCGACGAGCTCATCCAGCTCGACACCCCGGAGCCGGACGCGCGCGCCGAGTGCCTGCTGACCCTCGCCGAGGCCCAGCGACGCAACGGCGACCTCGTGGCCGCCGAGTCGACGCTCGCGCAGGTGCGGGACGTCGCCCGGGCTCGGGGGCTGGACGGGATCCTGGTGCGTGCCCGCGGTGAGCAGGCGGAGCTGTCCGCGGCGAACGGCCAGTACAAGGCGGCGTTCGAGCAGCTCAAGCAGTACATGGAGGAGGTGCGGGCGCAGAGCTCGGCCGAGGTCGACTCCCGGGCCGGGGTGCTGCAGGCCGTGTTCGAGACCGAGCAGGCCCAGCAGGAGACCCAGCGCTTCCGGGACCTGTCCCTGCGCGATCCGCTGACGGGGCTGTTCAACCGCCGGCACGTCGACGACCACCTGCCCGTGCTGCTCCAGCTGCACGCCGACTCAGGCCAGCCGGTCAGCGTCGTGTTCGTCGACCTCGACCACTTCAAGCGGGTCAACGACGAGTGCTCGCACGCGGTCGGCGACGAGGTCCTCAAGCGCGTCGCGCAGATCCTCACCGAAGCGTTGGGGGACAACGGCTTCGTGGCCAGAATGGGCGGCGAGGAGTTCCTCATGGTCATCCCCGGGACGTCGACCAGCGGTGCGCTCGTGTACTGCGAGCTCGTGCAGGACGCCCTGCGGGCCGAGGACTGGACGCCGCTGACCGGCGCCGTCCGAGTCCGCGCGAGCATGGGCCTGGCCTCGACCAGCGAGCACGTCGGCGCGAGCCAGGCCGAGCTGCTCGGCCAGGCCGACCAGCGGGTCTACAGGGCCAAGTCAGCCGGCCGGGACCGCATCGTCTGGTGA
- a CDS encoding NAD(P)/FAD-dependent oxidoreductase: protein MDAPQYVLWQSQLDGGPAATGSRAPLDGDTTADVCIVGAGYTGLWTAYYLTRRDPSLDVLVVEANSAGFGASGRNGGWCSALLPQGVEAMARRHGRPAALAMRQAMVDTVREVGDVVAAEQIDCDFRLGGTVVVARNPAQLARARAEVEHDRAWDGIDGLELLDAGQTREHIGVDGALGATYTPHCARIQPAKLARGLADVVERSGVRIAEGTRATSVSTGEVTTESGRVRARHVLRATEAWTPALHGHRREVVPVYSLIIATEPLPPDFWDTAGLARGETFSEHRHVIVYGQRTADDRLVFGGRGAPYHYGSSIRPHFDQEPAVFAALQSALVDLFPAVEGAEITHRWGGPLGIARDWHASVGYDPASGLGAAGGYVGDGVSTTNLAGRTLADLVTGTESELTRLPWVGHRSRRWEPEPLRWLGVNAGLRLAQMADAEEARTGRPARLGRVLDALTGH from the coding sequence GTGGACGCCCCGCAGTACGTGCTCTGGCAGTCCCAGCTGGACGGCGGCCCCGCCGCCACGGGCAGCCGCGCACCGCTGGACGGCGACACCACCGCGGACGTGTGCATCGTCGGCGCCGGCTACACCGGGCTGTGGACGGCGTACTACCTGACCCGCCGCGACCCGTCGCTGGACGTGCTGGTCGTCGAGGCGAACAGCGCCGGCTTCGGCGCGAGCGGCCGCAACGGCGGCTGGTGCTCGGCGTTGCTGCCGCAGGGCGTCGAGGCCATGGCCCGCCGGCACGGGCGCCCGGCGGCCCTGGCCATGCGCCAGGCCATGGTGGACACCGTGCGCGAGGTCGGCGACGTCGTCGCCGCCGAGCAGATCGACTGCGACTTCCGGCTCGGCGGCACCGTCGTGGTCGCTCGCAACCCCGCCCAGCTCGCCCGGGCCCGAGCCGAGGTCGAGCACGACCGGGCCTGGGACGGCATCGACGGCCTCGAGCTGTTGGATGCCGGGCAGACCCGCGAGCACATCGGCGTGGACGGCGCGCTGGGTGCGACGTACACGCCGCACTGCGCCCGGATCCAGCCCGCCAAGCTGGCCCGCGGCCTGGCGGACGTCGTCGAGCGGTCCGGGGTGCGGATCGCCGAGGGCACCCGCGCCACGTCGGTCTCCACCGGCGAGGTGACCACCGAGAGCGGCCGGGTCCGCGCCCGGCACGTGCTGCGGGCCACCGAGGCCTGGACGCCGGCACTGCACGGGCACCGCCGCGAGGTCGTCCCGGTGTACTCACTGATCATCGCCACCGAGCCGCTGCCCCCAGACTTCTGGGACACCGCCGGGCTGGCCCGCGGTGAGACGTTCAGCGAGCACCGGCACGTCATCGTCTACGGCCAGCGCACCGCGGACGACCGGCTGGTCTTCGGTGGCCGCGGGGCGCCGTACCACTACGGATCGTCGATCCGCCCGCACTTCGACCAGGAGCCCGCGGTCTTCGCCGCGCTCCAGTCCGCGCTGGTCGACCTCTTCCCAGCGGTCGAGGGCGCCGAGATCACCCACCGCTGGGGCGGCCCCCTGGGCATCGCCCGGGACTGGCACGCCAGCGTCGGGTACGACCCGGCGTCCGGCCTGGGAGCCGCGGGCGGCTACGTCGGTGACGGGGTCTCGACCACGAACCTGGCCGGGCGCACCCTGGCCGACCTGGTCACCGGCACCGAGAGCGAGCTGACCCGGCTGCCCTGGGTGGGCCATCGCTCACGCCGCTGGGAGCCGGAACCGTTGCGCTGGCTGGGCGTGAACGCCGGGCTGCGGCTCGCGCAGATGGCGGACGCCGAGGAGGCCCGGACCGGTCGCCCGGCCCGGTTGGGCCGGGTGCTGGACGCGCTGACCGGCCACTGA
- a CDS encoding pyridoxamine 5'-phosphate oxidase family protein: protein MSPRQPAPRTQVRRLPDKQSHDRAGLDRLLDHALVAHVAVVADDGQPFVLPVGFARDGDRLILHGSNASRLFRGLAAGAPTCVSVTALDGLVVARSQFESSMHYRSAMVLGRCTELTGDEKSAALATLTEHLMPGRGADARPPSAKELAATCVLAIPLQEWSLKVSDSPPDDADEDLDRPVWAGVVPLLHHFGHPVDAPDLRAPRPVPAYVRSWPDGRS from the coding sequence GTGAGCCCCCGGCAGCCGGCGCCCCGCACCCAGGTGCGCCGGCTGCCGGACAAGCAGTCGCACGACCGCGCAGGCCTGGACCGGTTGCTCGACCACGCCCTGGTCGCGCACGTCGCGGTCGTGGCGGACGACGGGCAGCCGTTCGTGCTGCCGGTCGGCTTCGCCCGGGACGGCGACCGGCTGATCCTGCACGGCAGCAACGCCTCGCGGTTGTTCCGTGGGCTGGCGGCCGGAGCGCCGACCTGCGTGAGCGTCACCGCGCTCGACGGGCTGGTGGTCGCACGCAGCCAGTTCGAGTCGTCCATGCACTACCGCAGCGCCATGGTGCTCGGCCGGTGCACCGAGCTCACGGGAGACGAGAAGTCCGCCGCGCTGGCGACCTTGACCGAGCACCTGATGCCCGGCCGGGGCGCCGACGCCCGGCCGCCCTCAGCCAAGGAGCTCGCCGCCACGTGCGTGCTCGCGATCCCGTTGCAGGAGTGGTCGTTGAAGGTCTCGGACTCGCCCCCGGACGACGCTGACGAGGACCTGGACCGTCCGGTCTGGGCCGGCGTCGTCCCCCTGCTGCACCACTTCGGCCACCCGGTCGACGCGCCGGACCTGCGCGCGCCGCGCCCGGTCCCGGCCTACGTGCGGTCCTGGCCCGACGGGAGGAGCTGA
- a CDS encoding FadR/GntR family transcriptional regulator, translated as MATAQFTPVARQSVSDTVFAQLRDAVLGGGYAPGDQLPPERELAVSFAVNRHAVREAVKRLQEAGFVQVVHGGGTRVLDVRRTAGLDLLGHLARSGDEGLERLVRDGLEMRRCIGVDAARRAAERADAGTRRAIQTAATRYADPADATADRDFWALVVDASDNLAFRLALNSLVESIDAQPDLMDALLADDRGDVQPHADLAEAIAAGDADRAAACADALLSQALTIHQEIQQRPASRRRRRPGRSA; from the coding sequence ATGGCCACAGCGCAGTTCACTCCGGTCGCCCGGCAGTCCGTGAGCGACACCGTCTTCGCCCAGCTGCGGGACGCGGTCCTCGGTGGTGGCTACGCGCCCGGCGACCAGCTGCCGCCCGAGCGCGAGCTCGCGGTGTCGTTCGCAGTGAACCGGCACGCGGTCCGTGAGGCGGTGAAACGGTTGCAGGAGGCCGGTTTCGTGCAGGTCGTGCACGGCGGCGGCACCCGGGTGCTCGACGTCCGCCGCACGGCCGGCCTCGACCTGCTCGGGCACCTCGCGCGATCGGGGGACGAAGGGCTCGAGCGGTTGGTGCGGGACGGTCTCGAGATGCGCCGCTGCATCGGCGTCGACGCCGCGCGTCGGGCCGCCGAACGGGCGGACGCCGGCACCCGGCGGGCGATCCAGACCGCAGCCACCCGTTACGCGGACCCCGCCGACGCGACCGCCGACCGCGACTTCTGGGCTCTGGTGGTGGACGCCAGCGACAACCTCGCGTTCCGGTTGGCGCTGAACAGCCTCGTCGAGTCCATCGACGCCCAGCCGGACCTGATGGATGCCCTGCTCGCCGACGACCGCGGCGACGTCCAGCCGCACGCCGACCTCGCCGAGGCCATCGCCGCGGGCGACGCCGATCGCGCGGCGGCCTGCGCGGACGCCCTGCTCAGCCAGGCCCTGACCATCCACCAAGAGATCCAGCAGAGGCCGGCGAGCCGCCGGCGCCGACGTCCGGGAAGGAGCGCCTGA
- a CDS encoding pyridoxamine 5'-phosphate oxidase family protein: MYETDDELAALQTLLDASHGTATKHLRDIINDERTLSATDLAALLTGMKVLSLATVTARGEPRISAVDGHFLHATWTFSTSGAAAKAKHLEHRPAVSVAHIDNEEIAVFGHGQAERMSEADTDWAQTLEHWTAHYGSSPLTWGDDIRFYRFRPHWIVGYAWKRSEVLAKRGITPA; encoded by the coding sequence ATGTACGAGACGGACGACGAGCTGGCCGCCCTGCAGACGCTCCTGGACGCCTCGCACGGGACGGCGACGAAGCACCTGCGGGACATCATCAACGACGAGCGGACGCTGTCCGCCACGGACCTGGCCGCGCTGCTCACCGGCATGAAGGTGCTGAGCCTGGCCACGGTCACCGCGCGCGGCGAGCCACGGATCAGTGCGGTCGACGGGCACTTCCTGCACGCCACGTGGACGTTCAGCACCAGCGGTGCCGCCGCGAAGGCCAAGCACCTGGAGCACCGGCCCGCGGTCAGCGTCGCGCACATCGACAACGAGGAGATCGCGGTCTTCGGGCACGGACAGGCCGAGCGGATGAGCGAGGCCGACACCGACTGGGCGCAGACCCTGGAGCACTGGACGGCGCACTACGGCAGCTCGCCGCTGACCTGGGGTGACGACATCCGGTTCTACCGGTTCCGACCGCACTGGATCGTCGGCTACGCCTGGAAACGCTCCGAGGTGCTGGCCAAGCGCGGGATCACGCCCGCCTGA